From Gemmatimonadaceae bacterium:
GTCCTAATAGAACTACAGAATGTACTTCCGCAAATCCTCGTCTTCACTGATCGCCTTGAGCCGCTCCCGCACCATCGCCGCGTCCACCACCACGGCGTCCGTACCGCGATCGGGCAGTTCGTAGAGCACATCCTCCAGCAGCGTCGTCATCACGGTGTGCAGGCGGCGGGCGCCGATGTTCTCCATGCGCTCGTTCACCCGCGTGGCGACGCGCGCGAGTTCGGCGATGCCGTCTTCCTTGAACTCGAGACTCGCGCCTTCGGCCGCGACCAGCGCGGCGTACTGCCGCGTGAGCGCGTTCTCGGGCTCGGTCATGATGCGCACGAAGTCCGCTTCGGTGAGCGCCTTGAGCTCCACGCGAATGGGGAAGCGGCCCTGCAACTCAGGAATGAGATCGCTCGGCTTGCTCACGTGAAACGCGCCGGCAGCAACGAACAGGATGTGATCGGTCTTCACATTCCCGTACTTCGTCTGCACCGTGGAGCCTTCCACGATGGGGAGCAGGTCGCGCTGCACCCCTTCGCGTGACACATCCGGCCCCCCGCCCTGCCCGCGCTCGCCAGCGATCTTGTCGATCTCATCGAGGAACACGATGCCCATCGCCTCGGCGCGGTCGAGCGCGTCGGTCGTGACATCGTCCAGGTCGATGAGCTTGTCGAGCTCCTCATCCAGCAGAATGCGGCGTGCCTCGCTCACCTTCACGGTGCGCTTCTTCTTTCGCTTGGGGAGCATGTCGCGGAACCACTCGGCCACACTCTCCATCCCTTCCGGCGCGCCGGGCTGCATGGCACCAGGCATACCGGGGCCGCTCTGCGTAACCTCGATCTCCACTTCGCGCTGATCGAGCTGCCCATCCAGCAGCAACGCTTTGAGCTTCTCACGCGTGCGCTTGTGCCGCTCGACCGCCTGCGTGTGCTCGTCTTTCGCCTCGGGTGATTCGTTCGCCAGTACCGGCGGCGTGGGGAGCAGCAGGTCGAGGATGCGTTCATCCACCTTTTCGTTGGCGAGATCTTCGACCTCGGCTTCGCGTTCGGTGCGCACCATGTCGATCGCGTTCTCGATGAGATCGCGGATCATACTTTCGACGTCACGCCCCACGTAGCCGACTTCGGTGAACTTCGACGCCTCCACTTTGACGAAGGGCGCCCCCGACAGCTTGGCGAGGCGCCGCGCGATCTCGGTTTTTCCCACCCCGGTGGGGCCAATCAGGATGATGTTGTTGGGAGAGA
This genomic window contains:
- the hslU gene encoding ATP-dependent protease ATPase subunit HslU, which codes for MPSPRTQQAIARLADLTPRQIVAELDRFIVGQADAKKSVAIALRNRWRRQRAPESIRDEISPNNIILIGPTGVGKTEIARRLAKLSGAPFVKVEASKFTEVGYVGRDVESMIRDLIENAIDMVRTEREAEVEDLANEKVDERILDLLLPTPPVLANESPEAKDEHTQAVERHKRTREKLKALLLDGQLDQREVEIEVTQSGPGMPGAMQPGAPEGMESVAEWFRDMLPKRKKKRTVKVSEARRILLDEELDKLIDLDDVTTDALDRAEAMGIVFLDEIDKIAGERGQGGGPDVSREGVQRDLLPIVEGSTVQTKYGNVKTDHILFVAAGAFHVSKPSDLIPELQGRFPIRVELKALTEADFVRIMTEPENALTRQYAALVAAEGASLEFKEDGIAELARVATRVNERMENIGARRLHTVMTTLLEDVLYELPDRGTDAVVVDAAMVRERLKAISEDEDLRKYIL